Proteins found in one Candidatus Cetobacterium colombiensis genomic segment:
- a CDS encoding glucose-1-phosphate adenylyltransferase, with amino-acid sequence MKKKMIAMILAGGQGSRLKKLTKDVAKPAVPFGGKYRIIDFPLSNCVNSGIDTVGVLVQYKPFLLNRHIGVGSPWDLDVDGAGVSILPPYSTENENRWYKGTADAIFQNENYIDMYNPEYILILSGDHIYKMDYDKMLDFHIENGAKATVAVIDVLMEEASRFGIMNTTENGEIYEFEEKPKEPKSTLASMGIYIFNWSLLKQALKEDQADKYSDKDFGKNIIPKLLREGQKLMAYPFAGYWKDVGTIESLWAANMDLLDSSNPIDLFDKNWRIYSQPTNRPGHLLEETAVVKNSIISEGCIIKGEVINSILSSEVIVEEGARIHNSVILSGAVLKKDSFVNRIILGENVVVDENEHFGKKDEILFITKGDE; translated from the coding sequence ATGAAAAAGAAAATGATTGCCATGATTTTAGCTGGGGGACAAGGAAGTAGGTTGAAGAAACTTACAAAAGATGTTGCTAAACCTGCGGTACCATTTGGTGGAAAGTATAGAATTATAGATTTTCCACTTAGTAACTGTGTTAACTCTGGAATTGATACTGTTGGAGTTTTGGTTCAATATAAGCCATTTCTTCTTAATAGACACATCGGTGTTGGAAGTCCTTGGGATTTAGACGTTGATGGTGCTGGAGTAAGTATTTTACCACCATATTCTACTGAAAATGAAAATCGTTGGTATAAGGGGACTGCTGACGCTATTTTCCAAAATGAAAACTATATTGACATGTATAATCCTGAGTATATTCTTATTTTATCTGGGGACCATATATATAAAATGGATTATGATAAAATGTTAGATTTTCATATTGAAAATGGTGCAAAAGCCACAGTTGCTGTTATTGATGTACTTATGGAAGAAGCCTCTCGTTTTGGTATCATGAACACAACTGAAAATGGGGAAATTTATGAATTTGAAGAAAAACCTAAAGAACCTAAGAGTACTTTAGCTAGTATGGGAATCTACATCTTCAACTGGTCTCTATTAAAACAAGCCTTAAAAGAGGATCAAGCTGACAAATATTCTGATAAGGATTTTGGAAAAAATATTATACCTAAACTTTTAAGAGAGGGTCAAAAATTAATGGCTTATCCATTTGCTGGATACTGGAAAGACGTTGGAACAATTGAAAGCTTATGGGCTGCTAATATGGATCTACTTGATAGCTCTAATCCAATTGATCTATTTGATAAAAATTGGAGAATTTACTCACAACCTACAAATAGACCAGGTCATCTTTTAGAAGAAACTGCTGTTGTTAAAAACTCTATTATTTCAGAGGGATGTATTATTAAAGGTGAAGTTATAAACTCAATTCTTTCTTCTGAAGTTATTGTTGAAGAAGGTGCAAGAATTCATAATAGTGTTATTTTATCAGGAGCAGTTTTAAAAAAGGATAGTTTTGTAAATAGAATAATATTAGGTGAAAATGTTGTTGTTGATGAAAATGAACATTTTGGCAAAAAAGATGAGATTTTATTTATTACAAAGGGGGATGAATAA
- a CDS encoding amino acid ABC transporter ATP-binding protein — protein MIKVENLFKNYGELEVLKGVSTHITKGEVVAVIGPSGSGKSTFLRCLNRLEEPTLGHIYISGEDIMSPKTNINQMRAKVGMVFQHFNLFPHKTVLENLTLAPMKVKGMKKEEIDEKALILLKKVGLKDKALAYPDQLSGGQKQRIAIARALCMDPEVILFDEPTSALDPEMIREVLDVMRQLANEGMTMVVVTHEMGFARKVADRVLFMDSGSILEDTTPKELFEGVNHSRAKEFIEKVLNH, from the coding sequence ATGATAAAAGTTGAAAATTTATTTAAAAATTATGGAGAACTTGAAGTTTTAAAAGGAGTTTCTACTCATATAACAAAAGGGGAAGTTGTTGCTGTTATTGGCCCTTCTGGAAGTGGAAAATCAACATTTTTAAGATGTTTAAATCGTTTAGAAGAGCCTACTCTTGGCCATATCTATATAAGTGGTGAAGACATAATGAGCCCTAAAACAAATATCAATCAAATGAGAGCTAAAGTTGGAATGGTTTTTCAACATTTCAATCTTTTTCCACATAAAACAGTTTTGGAAAATTTAACTTTAGCGCCTATGAAAGTTAAGGGAATGAAAAAAGAGGAAATCGACGAGAAAGCTCTTATCTTATTAAAAAAGGTTGGTTTAAAAGATAAGGCCTTAGCATATCCAGATCAACTTTCTGGAGGTCAAAAACAAAGAATAGCAATTGCTAGAGCACTTTGTATGGACCCAGAGGTTATTCTTTTTGATGAACCTACTTCAGCTCTAGATCCTGAAATGATTAGAGAAGTTTTAGATGTTATGAGACAACTTGCTAACGAGGGAATGACTATGGTTGTTGTTACACATGAGATGGGATTTGCTAGAAAAGTAGCCGATAGAGTTCTTTTCATGGATTCTGGTTCTATTTTAGAAGATACAACTCCTAAAGAGTTATTTGAAGGTGTCAACCACTCTAGAGCAAAAGAATTTATAGAAAAAGTTTTAAACCACTAA
- a CDS encoding basic amino acid ABC transporter substrate-binding protein has translation MKKNLKKVVLFLMLVVSSLVFGKEKLYVGTNAEFPPFEYLDKGEVVGFDIDLLKSIAQKLDMEVVIKDMAFDGLIPALETNKVDVVISGMTVTDERKLAVNFSNPYYTANQVIVLKDDNNSIKNFDDLNGKLVGVMLGFTGDVLVSEMKDVKNKKYNATYAAIMELQNNKIDAIVLDSETALNYVKNNKGLKLAETKGQPEEYAIAISKKNTELLDKINQALKELKEDGTYQTLLEKYM, from the coding sequence ATGAAAAAGAATTTAAAAAAAGTTGTTTTATTTTTAATGCTAGTTGTGAGTAGTTTAGTTTTTGGAAAAGAGAAACTTTATGTTGGAACTAATGCTGAGTTCCCACCATTTGAATACCTTGATAAAGGTGAAGTTGTTGGATTTGATATTGATTTACTTAAAAGTATTGCACAAAAATTAGATATGGAAGTAGTTATTAAAGATATGGCTTTTGATGGATTAATTCCTGCCTTAGAAACAAATAAAGTTGATGTTGTAATATCTGGAATGACTGTTACAGATGAAAGAAAATTAGCAGTTAATTTTTCAAATCCCTACTACACTGCCAATCAAGTTATAGTTTTAAAAGATGATAATAACTCTATTAAAAACTTTGATGACTTAAATGGAAAATTAGTTGGTGTTATGCTTGGATTCACTGGAGATGTTCTTGTAAGTGAAATGAAAGATGTTAAAAACAAAAAATATAATGCTACTTATGCCGCTATTATGGAATTACAAAATAATAAAATTGATGCAATTGTTTTAGATTCTGAAACAGCTTTAAACTATGTTAAAAATAATAAAGGTTTAAAATTAGCAGAGACAAAAGGGCAACCTGAAGAGTATGCTATTGCTATTTCTAAGAAAAACACTGAGCTTTTAGACAAAATAAATCAAGCTTTAAAAGAACTAAAAGAGGATGGAACTTACCAAACTTTATTAGAAAAATATATGTAA
- the glgD gene encoding glucose-1-phosphate adenylyltransferase subunit GlgD yields MLANYTGIITSFESRELLKNLTAHRGIATVPIAGKYRAIDFPLSYMINAGVKNIHVLSSKNCRSLRNHLEVSKSWGLNRKNGGLTIHSGDGTTDTELLIENFQDLLKVKNEMVVIAPTYMIANVDLEKAIQFHELSESDVTVIYKNIPNPSEHFLGCDILEFNEKNHLTRACANFLPKKNQNISLEIFLIKKSLLMSLIMSRPNNELSLKDIIYRSKNNLKIEGFEHKEYLSCLNSLSNYFRTNMDLINSNILKEIFFNEDRPIFSKIKDSIPTHYLSEEVVKNSIISNECFIEGTVINSILSRYVNIEKGATVENCIILQNCTIKSGTTLKNVIVDKNMILENTELEGNPSYPLVIQKKYNF; encoded by the coding sequence ATGTTAGCTAATTACACTGGAATCATAACGTCTTTTGAGAGTAGGGAACTTTTAAAAAATTTAACGGCTCATAGAGGAATTGCAACTGTACCTATTGCAGGAAAATATCGTGCTATAGATTTTCCTCTTTCATACATGATTAACGCAGGAGTTAAAAATATTCATGTTTTAAGTAGTAAAAATTGTCGTTCTTTAAGAAATCATCTAGAGGTATCTAAATCTTGGGGGCTTAATAGAAAAAATGGAGGACTAACAATTCATTCAGGAGATGGAACTACTGACACTGAACTTTTAATTGAAAACTTTCAAGATCTTTTAAAAGTTAAAAATGAAATGGTCGTTATTGCACCAACTTACATGATTGCCAATGTAGATTTAGAAAAAGCTATTCAGTTTCACGAACTATCTGAAAGCGATGTTACAGTTATATATAAAAATATTCCTAATCCATCTGAACATTTTTTAGGATGTGACATCTTAGAATTTAATGAAAAAAATCATTTAACAAGAGCTTGTGCTAATTTTTTACCAAAGAAAAATCAAAATATATCTTTAGAAATTTTCTTAATAAAAAAATCACTTTTAATGTCTCTTATTATGTCTAGACCAAATAATGAGTTGTCATTAAAAGATATCATATATAGAAGTAAAAACAACTTAAAAATTGAAGGTTTCGAACATAAAGAATATCTTTCTTGTTTAAACTCTCTTTCTAATTATTTTAGAACTAACATGGATTTAATTAATTCTAATATTTTAAAAGAGATTTTTTTCAATGAAGATAGACCTATTTTTAGTAAAATAAAAGATTCAATCCCTACACATTATTTAAGTGAAGAGGTTGTTAAAAATTCAATAATCTCTAATGAATGTTTTATTGAAGGTACAGTAATAAATAGTATCCTTTCTAGATATGTTAATATTGAAAAAGGTGCTACAGTTGAAAATTGTATAATTCTTCAAAACTGTACAATAAAATCTGGTACTACTTTGAAAAATGTTATTGTTGATAAAAATATGATTTTAGAAAATACGGAGTTAGAAGGTAATCCTTCTTATCCTCTCGTTATTCAAAAAAAATATAATTTTTAA
- a CDS encoding amino acid ABC transporter permease, translating to MGDYLSTLKIIFIDGYRYQYVLQGLAFSVGVTAFSAVFGVVFGIFIALLRLSPKFKWIAIFYIDLIRGTPAVVQLLILANIIFAGFRDMPIFLVAGIAFGINSSAYVAEIIRAGIEGLDKGQMEASRALGMSYPMAMKEVIIPQAIRKILPTLVSEFITLLKETSIVGFIGGVDLLRSANIITSQTYRGVEPLLLVGLIYLVLVGIFTKIMRGVEKGLNKA from the coding sequence ATGGGAGATTACTTAAGTACGTTAAAAATAATTTTTATTGATGGTTACAGATACCAGTATGTTCTTCAAGGTTTAGCTTTTTCAGTTGGTGTTACTGCTTTTTCTGCTGTTTTTGGTGTTGTTTTCGGTATTTTTATAGCTCTTTTAAGATTATCACCTAAATTTAAATGGATTGCTATTTTTTACATTGACTTAATTAGAGGAACTCCTGCTGTTGTTCAGCTTTTAATTTTAGCAAACATTATTTTTGCAGGTTTTCGTGATATGCCAATCTTCTTAGTGGCTGGTATTGCCTTTGGGATAAACTCTAGTGCCTATGTTGCTGAAATTATTAGAGCAGGTATTGAAGGGTTAGATAAAGGACAAATGGAAGCTTCTAGAGCTTTGGGAATGAGTTATCCTATGGCTATGAAAGAGGTTATTATTCCTCAAGCAATTAGAAAAATACTACCTACTTTAGTTAGCGAATTTATAACGCTTTTAAAAGAGACTTCTATTGTTGGATTTATTGGTGGAGTGGATCTTTTAAGATCTGCAAACATTATAACTTCTCAAACTTACAGAGGAGTTGAACCACTACTTTTAGTTGGATTAATATACTTAGTATTAGTTGGAATATTTACAAAAATTATGAGAGGGGTTGAAAAGGGGTTGAACAAAGCATGA
- a CDS encoding glycoside hydrolase family 13 protein: protein MNSLSYSIPKDAILFDSQDEKFKSPFGAIPCGEGVTFNFFTDKSINCLNVSLFLINGKETEYKMTQIGEEKIGDRDYIVWSLNFTAPKPAKTIFYHFKLFVGNENSIFYYGNNSLALGGIGEIYENYPINYQITLFYKNNPTPNWFKESIAYQIFPDRFKNGNKDGKINNPKNNSFIYGKWSDIPMYIKNSKNEIARWDFYGGNLKGITEKINYLKGLNVGTLYLNPIFEATSNHRYDTNNYHNIDPILGSYKDFKDLVKECKKRGIFTILDGVFNHTGKESLYFKEASKSKASPFYPWYRFQNYPYDYECWWGIKDLPCVNELEPSFFKYIIEGENSVINHWMKTGVKGWRLDVADELPSFFIESLKYKCKTIDSESIVIGEVWEDASNKISYGQRREYFNGKQLDSVMNYPLRTYLLNFYNGSIDSDTLCKYMNSLKENYPRENYFALFNLLGTHDVKRIKTSVKEVIQNYPIDLKYLEPATLRVLKSLSLIQFTLPGVPVIYYGDEVGLEGGKDPDNRRTYPWGNEDQDLLKWYRKISYLRSSSKVLKKGEIKFFSPHPDVFAYIRYLPNERDFIGVITNRNPNRSKIFKINLKEFLGQFSNNIPTDIYRWNDPLIIPIDSSTNFPIKIPPLKTLLFSSKSV from the coding sequence GTGAATAGTCTTTCTTACTCAATACCTAAAGACGCTATTTTATTTGATTCTCAAGATGAAAAATTTAAGTCACCTTTTGGAGCTATCCCATGTGGTGAAGGTGTTACTTTTAATTTTTTTACAGATAAATCTATAAATTGTTTAAATGTTAGTTTATTCTTAATAAATGGGAAAGAAACTGAATATAAAATGACTCAAATTGGGGAAGAAAAAATTGGAGACCGTGACTATATTGTCTGGTCTCTTAATTTTACCGCACCAAAACCTGCTAAAACAATTTTTTATCACTTTAAATTATTTGTGGGAAATGAAAACTCAATTTTTTACTATGGGAATAACTCCTTAGCATTAGGAGGGATAGGTGAAATTTATGAAAATTATCCTATAAATTATCAAATTACTCTTTTTTATAAAAATAATCCTACTCCAAACTGGTTTAAAGAAAGTATAGCTTATCAAATTTTTCCAGACAGATTTAAAAATGGAAATAAAGATGGAAAAATTAATAATCCAAAAAATAATAGTTTTATATATGGAAAATGGTCTGATATTCCAATGTATATAAAGAATTCAAAAAATGAAATTGCTCGTTGGGATTTTTATGGAGGTAATTTAAAGGGAATTACTGAAAAAATAAATTATCTAAAAGGTTTAAATGTTGGAACACTTTATTTAAATCCAATTTTTGAAGCTACAAGTAATCATAGATATGATACAAATAACTATCACAATATAGACCCTATTTTAGGTTCTTATAAAGATTTTAAAGACCTTGTTAAAGAGTGTAAAAAAAGAGGGATATTTACTATTTTAGATGGAGTTTTTAATCATACTGGAAAAGAAAGCTTATATTTTAAAGAAGCTTCTAAATCAAAAGCATCACCCTTTTATCCTTGGTATAGATTCCAAAACTATCCCTATGATTACGAATGTTGGTGGGGAATAAAAGATCTTCCGTGTGTAAATGAACTTGAACCTAGTTTTTTCAAATACATAATAGAGGGAGAAAATAGTGTTATCAATCATTGGATGAAAACTGGTGTAAAAGGTTGGAGACTTGATGTAGCTGATGAACTTCCAAGTTTCTTCATTGAAAGTTTAAAATATAAATGTAAAACAATTGACTCTGAATCAATTGTCATCGGTGAAGTTTGGGAAGATGCTAGTAATAAAATTAGCTATGGTCAAAGAAGAGAATATTTTAATGGAAAACAACTAGATTCAGTTATGAACTATCCATTGAGAACTTATCTTTTAAATTTCTACAATGGTAGTATTGATAGTGATACTCTTTGTAAATATATGAACTCTTTAAAAGAAAATTATCCTAGGGAAAACTATTTTGCTCTTTTTAATCTTTTAGGTACTCATGATGTTAAGAGAATTAAAACCTCTGTTAAAGAGGTTATTCAAAACTATCCAATCGATCTTAAGTATTTAGAACCAGCTACTCTTAGAGTTCTAAAATCTTTAAGTTTAATTCAGTTTACTCTTCCTGGAGTTCCTGTTATCTATTATGGTGATGAAGTTGGATTAGAAGGGGGTAAAGATCCTGACAATAGAAGAACTTATCCTTGGGGGAATGAGGATCAAGATCTTTTAAAGTGGTATAGAAAAATCTCTTATCTAAGATCTAGCTCAAAAGTTTTAAAAAAAGGAGAAATTAAGTTTTTTTCTCCTCATCCTGATGTCTTTGCTTACATAAGATACCTTCCCAATGAAAGGGACTTTATAGGAGTTATTACAAATAGAAATCCAAATAGATCTAAAATTTTTAAAATCAATTTAAAGGAATTCTTAGGACAATTTAGTAATAATATACCGACTGACATATATCGTTGGAATGACCCCCTAATCATTCCAATAGATTCATCTACTAATTTCCCAATAAAAATCCCCCCACTAAAGACACTTCTATTTAGTAGTAAAAGTGTCTAA
- the glgA gene encoding glycogen synthase GlgA, whose product MKDINLLFATSEADPFLKVGGLGDVSHALPKALKKVGVNAKVILPKNGNIPKEFVDKMNFLGSFTVPVGWRNQYAGLFHLEYDGVDFYFIDNEYYFKRHIPYGHYDDGEIFSFYCRGVLEAVKLIPNFTPDIIHCNDWHTGMIPVLLKAFYSQDELLKNTKTVFTIHNLKYQGVFSKNILGELLGLNDSYFTEDKLKFYDGVSFMKGGLIYSDVVTTVSETYAKEITYPFYGEKLNGLIVELGNKVHGIVNGIDYHLYDPRKDDKLYANFGLTNLKKKAINKVELQKRLGLPVNENVMMVGLVSRLVSQKGLDLIKWVMDDILNINLQFVILGTGDVQYQDLFNYYSYTHPEKLSANITFSDELARKIYGACDVFLMPSLFEPCGIGQLIAMRYGTVPLVRETGGLRDTVSNFNPETLGGTGFVFQNYNAHDMLFKLEYAAKVFYEDKKAWTALMRSGMKYNSDWKESAKRYKSLYGGLL is encoded by the coding sequence ATGAAAGATATAAATCTGCTTTTTGCAACTTCAGAAGCTGATCCATTTTTAAAAGTTGGAGGGCTTGGGGATGTTTCCCATGCTCTTCCAAAAGCACTTAAAAAAGTAGGTGTAAATGCTAAAGTTATTCTTCCTAAAAATGGAAATATTCCTAAAGAGTTCGTTGATAAAATGAACTTTTTAGGATCTTTTACAGTTCCTGTTGGTTGGAGAAATCAATATGCTGGACTTTTTCATTTAGAGTATGATGGTGTTGACTTTTATTTTATAGATAATGAATATTATTTTAAAAGACACATACCATATGGACATTACGATGATGGAGAAATTTTTTCTTTTTATTGTAGAGGGGTTTTAGAGGCTGTAAAACTAATTCCTAACTTTACTCCTGATATCATTCATTGTAATGATTGGCACACAGGTATGATTCCTGTACTTTTAAAGGCTTTTTATAGCCAAGATGAACTTTTAAAAAATACAAAAACTGTCTTCACAATACATAACTTAAAGTATCAAGGTGTTTTCTCGAAAAATATTTTAGGTGAACTTTTAGGTCTTAACGACTCATATTTTACTGAAGATAAACTTAAATTTTATGATGGTGTCTCTTTTATGAAAGGTGGACTTATTTATTCTGATGTAGTTACAACTGTTAGTGAAACTTATGCTAAAGAGATTACGTATCCTTTCTATGGAGAAAAGTTAAATGGTCTTATTGTCGAATTAGGTAATAAAGTTCATGGTATTGTAAATGGTATTGATTATCATCTTTATGATCCAAGAAAAGATGATAAACTTTATGCTAATTTTGGTCTAACTAATTTGAAGAAAAAAGCTATCAATAAAGTTGAATTGCAAAAAAGACTTGGACTTCCAGTTAACGAAAACGTTATGATGGTTGGTTTAGTTTCTCGTTTAGTTAGTCAAAAAGGATTAGACCTTATAAAATGGGTTATGGACGATATTTTAAATATCAATTTACAGTTTGTAATTCTTGGAACTGGAGACGTACAGTATCAAGATTTATTTAATTATTATTCTTACACTCATCCAGAAAAACTTTCTGCTAATATAACTTTTAGTGATGAATTAGCTAGAAAAATTTATGGTGCTTGTGATGTATTTTTAATGCCTTCTCTGTTTGAGCCTTGTGGTATTGGACAACTTATAGCTATGAGATATGGAACTGTACCTTTAGTTAGAGAAACTGGTGGTTTAAGAGATACTGTTTCTAATTTTAATCCAGAAACTTTAGGTGGAACTGGTTTTGTTTTCCAAAACTATAACGCCCATGATATGCTTTTTAAACTTGAATACGCTGCTAAAGTTTTTTATGAGGACAAAAAAGCTTGGACAGCTCTTATGAGATCAGGTATGAAGTATAACTCTGATTGGAAGGAGTCTGCTAAGAGATATAAATCTTTATATGGAGGTCTTTTATGA
- a CDS encoding glycogen/starch/alpha-glucan phosphorylase has translation MILNKNKFKDDYIKRLTLTFAQSPADASLEHKYLALGKLIRDYISESWAETNMYYTKHKSKQMYYFSMEFLLGRLLNSYLLNLDIRDVVKDGLRDLNIDLDELLEQEPDPALGNGGLGRLAACFMDSLASLGFPGHGCGIRFKHGLFNQKIVNGYQKELLNNWLKEDFLWEIKKPEKSVTVRFGGQVHLMNTPTGIVPNYFGCEEINAVPYDIPILGANMETVNTLRLFSAEVPEEEIDLNTLQKGDYQKFIDKKFAVEAISQILYPDDSSYQGKLLRLKQEYFFVSAGLQSILRKYKKTRESIHKFSDFIAIHINDTHPSIAVGELMRLLLDEEGLDWDSAWDITVKTLAYTNHTILSEAMERWPYDMFKKTVPRILMIIEEIDRRFCEEVSQKYEEDYHKIDSMRIIFNGEVRMANLAIIGSHSINGVAKIHTEILKNRELHDFYLLYPERFNNKTNGITHRRWLKNDNPELYKLVTEKSGPESINDTNKFINFLKFVNDDNVLHTLEKIKLKNKEKVVTYVKQKYNIDVNPFSIFDVQVKRLHGYKRQLLNIFHIIYLYNKLKENPELDIVPRTFFFGAKAAPSYYLAKNIIKLITSVANVINNDPSIRSKIKVVFLENYGVSIAELIIPAGDVSEQISTASKEASGTGNMKFMMNGAVTLATLDGANVEIYDEVGDSNMVVFGLTSQEVMDLEKNRSYNFRDVLNSNLDLQKILRQLSDGTFSGNKEEFNAILNHIYGEGDPYFVLKDFPAYVEAQQKINDFYEDKKGWLQMCLVNIAHSGKFSSDNSIRKYADEIWHIKEVKRGE, from the coding sequence ATGATTTTAAATAAAAATAAATTTAAAGACGATTACATCAAAAGACTTACATTAACTTTTGCTCAATCACCTGCCGATGCTTCTTTAGAGCATAAATACTTAGCTCTTGGAAAGCTTATTAGAGATTATATCTCTGAATCTTGGGCTGAAACAAATATGTATTATACAAAACATAAATCTAAACAGATGTATTATTTTTCAATGGAGTTTTTACTTGGAAGACTTCTTAACTCTTATCTTTTAAATTTAGATATTAGAGACGTTGTTAAAGATGGACTGAGAGATTTAAATATTGATTTAGATGAGCTTTTAGAACAAGAGCCAGATCCTGCTCTTGGAAATGGTGGTCTTGGTAGACTTGCTGCATGTTTCATGGATTCTCTTGCATCTTTAGGGTTTCCTGGACATGGATGTGGAATCAGATTTAAGCATGGACTTTTTAATCAAAAAATCGTTAATGGATACCAAAAAGAACTTTTAAATAACTGGTTAAAAGAGGACTTTTTATGGGAAATTAAAAAACCTGAAAAAAGTGTCACTGTAAGATTTGGAGGACAAGTTCATCTTATGAATACTCCCACAGGAATAGTTCCTAACTATTTTGGTTGTGAAGAAATCAATGCTGTTCCATATGATATTCCAATTTTAGGAGCAAATATGGAAACTGTTAACACTCTTAGACTTTTTAGTGCTGAAGTTCCTGAAGAGGAAATTGATTTAAATACTTTACAAAAAGGGGATTATCAAAAGTTTATTGATAAAAAATTCGCAGTTGAAGCAATCTCGCAAATTCTGTATCCTGATGATTCAAGTTATCAAGGAAAACTTTTACGTTTAAAGCAGGAATACTTCTTTGTTAGTGCTGGACTTCAGAGTATTTTAAGAAAATATAAGAAAACAAGAGAATCTATACATAAATTTTCAGATTTTATAGCAATTCATATTAACGATACTCATCCTTCTATCGCTGTTGGAGAACTAATGAGATTACTTTTAGATGAAGAGGGATTAGATTGGGATAGTGCTTGGGATATAACTGTTAAAACATTAGCTTATACAAACCATACTATCCTTAGTGAAGCTATGGAACGTTGGCCATATGATATGTTTAAGAAAACTGTTCCTAGAATCCTTATGATTATAGAGGAAATTGATAGACGATTCTGTGAAGAAGTTAGTCAAAAATACGAGGAAGATTATCATAAAATAGATTCTATGAGAATTATATTTAATGGTGAAGTAAGAATGGCAAATCTTGCTATTATAGGATCTCACTCTATAAATGGAGTTGCTAAAATTCATACTGAAATACTAAAAAATCGTGAGCTACATGATTTTTATCTTCTTTATCCTGAAAGATTTAACAATAAAACAAATGGTATTACCCATAGAAGATGGCTTAAAAATGATAATCCTGAACTTTATAAACTAGTGACTGAAAAAAGTGGTCCTGAATCTATAAACGATACTAATAAATTTATAAACTTCTTAAAGTTTGTAAATGATGATAATGTTCTACATACTTTAGAAAAAATTAAATTAAAAAATAAAGAGAAAGTTGTGACATATGTCAAACAAAAATATAATATAGATGTCAACCCATTTTCTATATTTGATGTACAAGTAAAAAGACTTCATGGATATAAACGACAACTACTTAATATTTTCCATATTATCTACTTATATAATAAGTTAAAAGAAAATCCTGAGCTAGACATTGTTCCAAGAACTTTCTTCTTTGGGGCGAAGGCTGCTCCATCATATTACCTAGCTAAAAATATTATTAAACTAATTACCTCTGTTGCTAATGTTATTAATAACGATCCTTCTATCAGAAGTAAAATAAAAGTTGTATTTTTAGAAAACTATGGAGTTTCTATTGCTGAACTTATAATTCCTGCTGGAGATGTAAGTGAGCAAATTTCTACAGCTTCAAAAGAAGCATCTGGAACTGGAAATATGAAATTTATGATGAATGGTGCTGTTACTTTAGCTACTTTAGATGGTGCTAACGTTGAAATTTATGATGAAGTTGGAGATAGCAATATGGTTGTTTTTGGTCTTACATCTCAAGAAGTAATGGATTTAGAAAAAAATCGCTCTTACAATTTTAGAGATGTTTTAAATTCAAATCTTGATTTACAAAAGATTCTTAGACAGCTAAGTGATGGAACATTCTCTGGAAATAAAGAGGAATTTAATGCTATTCTAAATCATATATATGGAGAAGGAGATCCATATTTTGTTTTAAAAGATTTCCCAGCTTATGTGGAAGCTCAACAAAAAATTAATGATTTTTATGAAGATAAAAAAGGTTGGCTTCAAATGTGTTTAGTTAATATTGCTCACTCTGGAAAATTCTCTTCTGATAATAGTATTAGAAAATATGCTGACGAAATTTGGCATATTAAGGAGGTGAAAAGAGGTGAATAG